In the genome of Bremerella sp. JC817, one region contains:
- a CDS encoding DUF4159 domain-containing protein codes for MKTELSWLGIVAISAAIAMVPNALAVENDAAGTIAPVPDSAQSGGEGESIVQVANLVYAGVKSSKCFSDHFLVRAEQETSISTSRRFHAVKLASEDLYDFPMVIMTGEGTFELPESERQSLRRYVERGGFLLASAGCSSEEWNKAFRAEMEAIFPDHPLTALDMEHPIFHTVNDIETLKGWHADPRPIEGVSIGGRIGVIFSNDGLNDTKHTQGCCCCGGNEITNAEEINVNILAYALTY; via the coding sequence ATGAAGACCGAATTGTCCTGGCTAGGGATCGTTGCCATTTCGGCAGCCATTGCGATGGTTCCCAATGCCCTGGCCGTCGAGAACGATGCTGCCGGAACGATTGCTCCGGTTCCAGATTCCGCTCAAAGCGGAGGAGAAGGGGAGAGCATCGTTCAGGTTGCCAATCTTGTCTACGCAGGCGTCAAAAGCAGCAAGTGCTTCTCCGATCATTTCCTGGTCCGAGCCGAGCAAGAAACTTCGATCAGCACCAGTCGCCGCTTTCATGCGGTGAAGCTTGCAAGTGAAGATCTGTATGACTTTCCGATGGTAATCATGACCGGCGAAGGCACGTTTGAGTTGCCGGAATCGGAACGCCAAAGCCTGCGACGATATGTCGAGCGAGGTGGCTTTCTGTTGGCATCCGCGGGTTGTTCTTCGGAAGAATGGAACAAAGCGTTTCGCGCCGAGATGGAAGCAATCTTCCCCGATCACCCGCTGACCGCACTCGACATGGAGCATCCGATCTTTCACACCGTCAATGATATCGAAACACTGAAAGGCTGGCATGCCGACCCGCGTCCGATCGAAGGGGTCAGCATTGGTGGGCGAATCGGCGTCATCTTCTCTAACGATGGTCTGAACGACACCAAGCATACCCAAGGCTGCTGCTGCTGCGGTGGAAACGAAATCACCAACGCCGAGGAAATCAACGTCAATATCCTGGCTTACGCTTTGACCTATTAG
- a CDS encoding multiheme c-type cytochrome, producing the protein MRNLLNKMKLPQRLPLGSAAACALLMVGCSPAKPESAKPLSIVVSGDTAGWIVPCGCTTNQSGGLLRRGGYLRQLSEEREVLYLDCGGAGSGTSPYDFAKFGAILAGEQAMGVKFHNVGASEAAFLASSTPNKGNAFPGLYSANVTADLLSSDRYQILNAADERILVIGVLSNADGSTQSDHVPARDAVLEVLSKVKRGDDYDFAILLAYAAEEKLVTLAKQLPELDAVIGGPTGQAIVPRKVGATWIGAATNKGKFLVQLDFPANGSESVVGKAVEMTADLPEDPEQAANLEAFYQRLAQNDFSARETSFADQTLFQSSPGGTIAGHASCQSCHEEDYQLWSQSAHAHAWKTLVDQKSDVDPYCQQCHVTGYGVEGGFVSRRQSSDRVDVSCESCHGPSDAHRNDPSIRTAYFGNAKVTCVRCHDHENSPEFDYQTYWQQIEHGEGNSG; encoded by the coding sequence ATGCGAAACCTCCTTAACAAAATGAAGCTTCCGCAACGCCTGCCACTTGGCTCGGCGGCTGCGTGCGCCTTGTTGATGGTGGGGTGTTCGCCTGCGAAGCCAGAATCGGCAAAGCCGCTTTCGATTGTGGTCAGTGGTGATACTGCTGGCTGGATTGTCCCGTGCGGATGTACCACTAACCAGTCAGGAGGTCTGCTGCGGCGTGGCGGTTACCTGCGGCAGTTAAGTGAAGAGCGAGAGGTTTTATACCTCGACTGCGGAGGGGCTGGCAGTGGAACCTCTCCGTACGACTTCGCCAAGTTCGGGGCAATTTTGGCGGGCGAACAGGCCATGGGGGTGAAGTTCCACAATGTCGGTGCTTCCGAAGCTGCCTTCCTGGCAAGTTCGACACCAAACAAAGGCAACGCCTTCCCAGGGCTGTACTCGGCCAACGTGACAGCTGACCTGCTTTCGTCCGATCGCTATCAAATATTGAATGCCGCCGACGAACGCATTCTTGTCATCGGGGTGCTGTCGAATGCTGATGGTTCCACCCAGAGCGATCATGTACCAGCACGCGATGCCGTGCTTGAAGTTCTGTCAAAGGTCAAACGAGGCGATGACTACGATTTCGCGATTCTTCTGGCGTATGCAGCGGAAGAAAAACTGGTGACTCTGGCGAAACAATTGCCAGAGCTCGATGCCGTGATTGGTGGACCTACTGGACAGGCGATCGTCCCTCGAAAAGTGGGGGCAACCTGGATCGGGGCCGCAACCAATAAAGGCAAGTTTTTGGTCCAGCTAGATTTCCCCGCGAACGGATCGGAATCGGTCGTTGGCAAGGCGGTTGAGATGACCGCGGATCTTCCCGAAGATCCAGAACAAGCCGCGAATCTCGAAGCGTTCTATCAGCGGCTCGCCCAAAATGACTTTTCCGCCCGCGAAACCTCGTTTGCGGACCAGACGCTATTTCAAAGCAGCCCGGGCGGGACAATCGCGGGTCATGCAAGCTGTCAAAGTTGTCATGAAGAAGACTATCAATTGTGGTCCCAGTCTGCCCATGCGCACGCCTGGAAGACGTTGGTCGATCAAAAGTCAGATGTCGATCCTTATTGCCAGCAATGCCACGTCACCGGATATGGCGTCGAGGGTGGATTCGTGTCGCGGAGGCAGTCCTCCGATCGCGTTGATGTATCATGCGAAAGCTGTCATGGGCCTTCCGACGCGCATCGCAACGATCCTTCGATTCGAACGGCCTATTTCGGGAACGCGAAGGTGACCTGCGTTCGCTGCCACGACCACGAAAACAGTCCTGAGTTTGACTATCAAACCTACTGGCAGCAAATCGAACACGGAGAAGGGAATTCCGGATGA
- a CDS encoding vWA domain-containing protein: MIRFDPHIPLALWLPLAIAAAALLVVYAIRSHDRLTGPRRTIVLGLMTVCLLLPLLLLLNPIWIQRTPPPPGKPLLTVLVDQSASMGTVDGNGLGYSRIDVARHAVKAIQEQLGEKYELRFRAFSETSHSFEPSTIDQLEADGGETNFADSIEKVLGEDRPPGQAVLVLSDGIDTSSANSIALQKTAQRAKALSTPLFVRPLGTQQGVRDLQVSLPQSQQLAFSNQRVPITLRLAHSFPESQKVSVTLKADSETIEERVVNLLPHTPAEETFYVEPDASGLFRYQLSATSIDGEVTDLNNSATVLLRVIDQPVAVLLLEGKPYWDTKFLIRTLANDPSVALTSVVQMAPGRFLQRQLEPAKRAEEESPSESESVDKATSVPRNEWKIHREAPDVLADSEFLAQFQIIILGRNTEAYLNDKTLRQLKSWVSSSEGSLVCFRGSPASQLTQELGALMPIDWDNSGETHTRMSLTDAGQAAQWLPDLSSQLELLPSLALSARPDQVKPLTTVLAEGASTDQAVPLITFRPTGRGRVVVLEGSGMWRWAFLPPEHQSHDEIYATLWRSLVRWLVSHVGLLPHEEVALRTDSITVSSNQTAAATLLLREEQWDKPPVVHLTGGGIDAGRSFAPVSQDANGVYRVNFGKLPPGNYSAQVFRTEDEDAIAETSFDVTANPRERLDVVARPKMLQDLAEQSGASVLEKTDPTEMALELDHVFEEHRQRSRPDRMIRTSAWDRWWVLLGTLGLWGTTWVVRRWASLV, encoded by the coding sequence GTGATTCGCTTTGATCCTCACATCCCGCTCGCCCTGTGGCTGCCGCTGGCCATAGCTGCCGCTGCGCTGCTGGTGGTCTACGCGATTCGGAGTCACGACAGACTCACCGGACCACGCCGCACGATAGTGCTCGGGCTGATGACGGTGTGCCTGCTCTTGCCATTGCTGTTGTTGCTGAACCCCATCTGGATTCAACGGACACCACCTCCGCCGGGCAAGCCGTTGCTGACGGTCCTGGTCGATCAGTCCGCCAGCATGGGAACGGTCGACGGGAATGGGCTCGGCTATTCGCGAATTGACGTGGCCAGGCATGCCGTGAAGGCCATTCAAGAACAGCTTGGCGAGAAGTACGAGCTCCGTTTTCGGGCGTTCTCGGAAACGAGCCATAGTTTCGAGCCATCCACGATTGATCAACTGGAAGCCGACGGTGGAGAAACGAACTTCGCAGACAGTATCGAAAAGGTATTAGGTGAAGATCGACCGCCAGGGCAAGCGGTGCTGGTGCTGAGCGACGGAATCGATACCTCTTCGGCGAATTCGATCGCGTTGCAGAAGACGGCGCAGCGGGCGAAGGCACTCAGCACGCCTCTTTTCGTCCGACCATTGGGTACCCAGCAAGGCGTGCGCGATTTGCAGGTTTCGTTGCCGCAATCGCAGCAGTTGGCGTTCTCGAACCAACGGGTCCCGATCACGCTTCGTTTAGCCCACAGTTTCCCCGAGTCACAAAAAGTATCGGTCACGTTAAAGGCAGATAGCGAAACGATCGAAGAGCGGGTCGTCAATTTGCTGCCACACACACCGGCTGAAGAAACCTTCTACGTCGAACCAGATGCCAGTGGGCTCTTTCGGTATCAGCTTTCGGCAACTTCGATCGACGGCGAGGTAACCGATCTAAACAACTCTGCGACGGTCTTGCTGCGGGTTATCGACCAGCCAGTTGCGGTGCTGCTTCTGGAAGGGAAGCCTTATTGGGACACAAAATTTCTGATTCGAACGCTTGCCAATGATCCTTCCGTGGCGCTGACGAGTGTCGTTCAAATGGCGCCTGGCAGATTTCTGCAGCGTCAACTTGAGCCAGCGAAACGAGCCGAAGAGGAATCTCCATCAGAGAGCGAATCGGTCGACAAGGCGACCTCGGTTCCTCGGAACGAGTGGAAGATTCATCGCGAAGCACCCGACGTCCTGGCCGACAGCGAGTTTCTCGCGCAGTTTCAGATCATCATTCTCGGGCGCAATACCGAAGCGTATCTGAATGATAAGACTCTGCGGCAACTCAAGTCATGGGTGTCGAGTAGTGAAGGTTCGCTTGTGTGCTTCCGAGGGTCACCTGCTTCGCAATTGACCCAAGAGCTGGGGGCGTTGATGCCAATCGATTGGGATAACTCAGGCGAAACGCATACGCGAATGAGTTTGACCGACGCCGGCCAGGCAGCCCAGTGGTTACCCGATCTGAGCAGTCAATTGGAACTGTTGCCATCCCTGGCTCTTTCGGCAAGGCCTGATCAGGTCAAGCCACTGACAACCGTGTTGGCGGAGGGGGCCAGTACCGACCAGGCAGTTCCGTTGATCACCTTCCGCCCGACCGGACGTGGCAGGGTCGTCGTGCTGGAAGGTTCTGGCATGTGGCGTTGGGCGTTTCTGCCCCCAGAACATCAATCGCACGACGAGATCTACGCCACGCTCTGGCGAAGTCTGGTGCGATGGCTGGTTTCTCATGTGGGGCTGTTGCCGCACGAAGAGGTCGCCTTGCGAACCGATAGCATTACGGTGAGTTCCAACCAAACTGCGGCGGCGACGTTATTACTACGTGAAGAGCAGTGGGACAAGCCTCCCGTTGTTCACCTGACTGGCGGCGGTATCGATGCGGGGCGTTCGTTTGCCCCGGTTAGCCAGGATGCGAACGGCGTCTACCGCGTTAACTTCGGCAAGTTGCCTCCAGGAAATTACAGCGCCCAGGTGTTCCGCACGGAAGACGAGGACGCCATCGCGGAAACTTCGTTTGACGTCACCGCGAATCCAAGGGAGCGACTCGATGTTGTGGCTCGGCCGAAGATGCTTCAAGACCTGGCAGAGCAAAGCGGGGCGTCCGTTCTAGAGAAGACCGATCCCACCGAAATGGCGTTGGAACTCGACCATGTGTTTGAAGAACATCGACAACGAAGCCGACCAGACCGAATGATTCGCACGTCCGCGTGGGACCGGTGGTGGGTATTGCTCGGCACGCTCGGTTTGTGGGGCACCACCTGGGTAGTCCGCCGCTGGGCCAGCCTTGTGTAA